CGAGAGCGGGACAAAGGGGGAGAGAAAACGTGGAGAGCACGAGCGAGCGCCTGCTGACCCCAGGAGAGGTCGCCGCCCTCTTCCGGGTCGACCCGAAGACGGTCACCCGGTGGGCCGCCGCGGGCCGGATCAGCAGCATCCGCACTCCTGGGGGCCACCGGCGCTTCCGGGAGTCCGAGGTGCACGCGCTGCTGCGCGGCGAGGAGCCCGTCGCCGAGCATTCGGCCCGCTGACCGGTCTCAGCCGCCCGGACCGCCGCGCCGTGACGGTCCCCTCACGGGAGTCCCCCGCCCGGGCGGCCGGGGCCCTTCTCCAGGCCCCCTTCCCTCGGACCGCTCCGCGCGGCCCCGTCCATCCGGCCGTCCATCCGGCTACGCCTGGTCCCCGGCGCCGCCCGCCTTCCATTCCTCGAACCGGCGCAGGAGGTCCGCGTCCTCCTCGCGCCAGCGGCGCCGCCGCTCCTCCAGTTCCTCCTCGGTGAGCGACTCGCGCAGGAGCCGGTCGTAGTCGGGGTCGTCCGGCCCGATCTCGACGTAGGCGTCGGCGATGATCCGGCCCTCGCCCGCTCCGGGGGCCGGGCCCGGGCCGGAGGCGGGCTCGCCGGGCTCGGTCAGGACGCTGTGCGGAACCCGGAGCGTGCCATCGGGGAGCCGGATCACGTACATCCTGGATCGCCCTCCTAGATTCCGTACCTGCGGTTGAAGAAGAGCATGACCTCCAGGGCGGTCCGGATGTTGCCGCCGAGCATATCGACGAGGGCGGGGCGCTGCCGGGAGGAGATCGCGGCGAACGCGTCCGCGAAGAACTCCCGGCGGCCGAGCGCGTCGGGCTGGCGGTGGAAGTCGCTCGCCAGGTGCGGCCTGCACTCCTCGTACAGGCGCCGGAAGGCGGGGCTGTCGGACGTCCACTCGCCGTCGTCGCCGTCGATGTCGTCGAGCGCGTGCCCGACCTCGTGGAGCATCACGTCCGGCGTGGGGGACGGCCTGTCCCCCACGACGATCTTGCGGTCGCCGTACGCGCCGGCGCAGATGTCCCAGGTCGCGCGGCCCGACGGCAGCGGCCGGTCGCGCAGGTGGCCCATGTCGTCGAGCTGCGGGACGCCGCCGGGGCCGACGTAGATGCCCTCCAGCCCTGCGGCGAGCTTCTCCTTCAGCCGCTGCGGCAGGGACGCCAGGCTGTCGATGGCCCCGATCACCTCGGGCGGCGGCGGCCCGTCCCGGACGTCCCACTGCCGGTAGAGGATGCCCTCCAGGGGGCCGCAGTGGCGGCGGCCGTCCGCGGCGTGCGGCGTCCCCGGCGGGTACGGCTCCACGCGCGGCCGGTCGTCGTCCAGCTCGAAGTCGCTCCACGAGTAGTCGCCGGACCGGGGGCGGCCGTACCCGCGCCGCCCGTGGCCCAGCCTGCCGAGCCGCCCGGGGAGCCCGGCCGCGGCGTCGGCGGCGTCCGCGCCGCCGTCGGGACCGGCCGCCGCGGCCCGGTCGCCGCCGAGCGCGAAGTCGTCGTCGCGGCCCGCCTTGCGGAACCGCCCGAACCTGTCGCGGGGCTGGTTGCTGCGCGGCCGCACCTGCCCGGAGTCGGGCGGAGACGAGGAGTACGCGGCATCGTCCTTGCGGCTCCGCACACCGCGGAAGGGCTCCCGGTCGCGCAGTTCCCGGGGCTTGCGGTGGACGCCTTTGAAGCGCATCGGGCTCCTCTGTCAGCGGGGCCACGGGGCTCGCGACCGGCGCTCGCCGGGTCCGGCCGGCGGACGGGGCCCCGCATGGAAGGGTAAGCCGCAACCCGACTTGGCGTCATCCCCGCAAGTCACGGATACCCTTTTGTCGTGATTCACGTGCTGGTTGTGCTGCTGCTGCTCGCGATCTGGCTCTACTGTCTGCTGGACGTGCTCCGAACCGACGAGTCGGAACTGAAGCACCTGTCCAAGCGCGCCTGGTTCGCGGTCGCCTTCTTCGGGTTCCTCATCGGCTCGGTGCTGTGGCTGCTCGAGGGCCGGAACCGGCGCTCCAGGGTCCACAGCGGCGCGCCCCAGATGCCGCCGCCGCCCGCCGGGGGCCGGCCGGTCGGACCGGACGACGACCCGGAGTTCCTCCGCGAGCTGGAACGCCGCCTCCGCGAGGGGGACGCCTGAGGGCGTCCCCCTCGGGGACGGACCACCGGGTCAGGGGATCACGGGGTCAGGGGACGACGGGCCGCGGGTCACGCGTAGGAGTGCAGGCCCGAGAACATGTAGTTCACGCCGAAGAAGTTGAAGAGCAGTGCCGCGAAGGCGAGCAGGGAGAGCACCGCCGCCTTGCGCCCCTTCCACCCGGCCGTGACCCGCGCGTGCAGGTAGGCGGCGTAGAAGATCCACGTGACGAAGGACCAGATCTCCTTCGGGTCCCAGCCCCAGTACCGGCCCCACGCCTGGTCGGCCCAGATGGCGCCCATGATGATCGCCGCCGTCCAGATCGGGAACGCGAACGTCGTGACCCGCATCGCGAGGCGGTCCAGGCTCTCCGCCGACGGCATGCGCGACAGGACGCCGCCCTCGGCGAGGGCGCCGCGGGACTCGGCCCGGGACTTCACCAGGTAGAGGACCGTCGCGGCGCCCGCGACGGTGAACGCGCCGGTCGCGACGATCGCCGCGGTCACGTGGATGGCGATCCAGTACGAGTTCAGCGCCGGGGTGACCGGGCCCACCGAGTCGTAGAGCCAGATGTTCGCCACGCCCAGCGCGACGACGGCGGCCAGCATCACGAACGCGCCGAGGTAGCGCGCGCCGTAGCGGTACATGACGATCATGAACGCGGTGACGGCGGCGAACGCGATGGCGGTGAGGAACTCGTACATGTTCCCCCACGGCCAGCGGGTGGCCGCCAGCCCGCGGGTCACCATGACGCCGAGGTGCGCGGCCCAGCCCAGCACGGTCATCAGTACCGCGAGGCGGACCCAGTCGATCCGCGTGCGCCCGTCCTCGTCCTCGCCGGCGGGCTCACCGGCCGTCCCGGCGGCGGACTCGGCGGTGTCGGCGGTGTCGGCGCGGGCGCCGGCGCCCGCGGGCACCTTCGCCCTCGCCTCCGCCTTCGCCTCGGCCTTCTCCGCCGCCGCGGCCGCGCGGCGGCGGCCGAAGCCGAGGTCGACGGCGTAGGCGGCCAGCGCGACCACGTACATCACCACGGTGGTCAGCATGAGCTTGTCGCTCAGGTTCGCGAGGTCGGCGTCGCTCACCTCGTCACTCCTTCGATTCGGTCGCCGGCCCGGATTCGCGGTCGGCGTCGGGCCCGTGCTCGCCGGGCCCGTCGTCTGCGGGCCCGCCGTTCCCGGACCCGTTGCTCTCGGACCCGTCGTCCTGGGGCCCGCCGTTCTCGGGCCCGTCCCCGGACCCCTCCGCCTCAGGCCTTTCCGCCTCGGGGCCCTCGCCTTCGGACCCGCCGCTCTCGGGCTCGTCTCCGGGGCCGCG
The sequence above is drawn from the Actinomadura hallensis genome and encodes:
- a CDS encoding PLD nuclease N-terminal domain-containing protein is translated as MIHVLVVLLLLAIWLYCLLDVLRTDESELKHLSKRAWFAVAFFGFLIGSVLWLLEGRNRRSRVHSGAPQMPPPPAGGRPVGPDDDPEFLRELERRLREGDA
- a CDS encoding BldC family transcriptional regulator; its protein translation is MESTSERLLTPGEVAALFRVDPKTVTRWAAAGRISSIRTPGGHRRFRESEVHALLRGEEPVAEHSAR
- the ccsB gene encoding c-type cytochrome biogenesis protein CcsB; translated protein: MSDADLANLSDKLMLTTVVMYVVALAAYAVDLGFGRRRAAAAAEKAEAKAEARAKVPAGAGARADTADTAESAAGTAGEPAGEDEDGRTRIDWVRLAVLMTVLGWAAHLGVMVTRGLAATRWPWGNMYEFLTAIAFAAVTAFMIVMYRYGARYLGAFVMLAAVVALGVANIWLYDSVGPVTPALNSYWIAIHVTAAIVATGAFTVAGAATVLYLVKSRAESRGALAEGGVLSRMPSAESLDRLAMRVTTFAFPIWTAAIIMGAIWADQAWGRYWGWDPKEIWSFVTWIFYAAYLHARVTAGWKGRKAAVLSLLAFAALLFNFFGVNYMFSGLHSYA